From a region of the Rhodococcus sp. 4CII genome:
- a CDS encoding GntR family transcriptional regulator, producing the protein MPLNDRSRRQQLPEEVATYVREMIISGEVRAGDFLRIERIAEAVGVSTTPVREGLLALRSEGFVEMVPRRGFVVAPFTKQDVRDLFWAQAQLAAELAARAAKNITPQQIAELEEILKQHEDAIAQGDTESISSLGHAFHRKINLIADSPRLARLLGSVVTNLPNRFYATIEGHITTTQEEHPLLLEALRKHAGKRAKTIMESHILDGADHLIDELEQRGLWDTDAEANAS; encoded by the coding sequence ATGCCCCTGAATGACAGGTCAAGACGACAGCAACTGCCCGAGGAAGTTGCCACGTACGTCCGCGAGATGATCATCTCCGGCGAGGTGCGTGCCGGCGACTTCCTCCGCATCGAGCGGATCGCCGAAGCCGTGGGAGTAAGCACCACGCCCGTCCGCGAGGGACTCCTCGCCCTTCGGAGCGAAGGCTTCGTGGAGATGGTCCCCCGGCGCGGCTTCGTCGTGGCCCCGTTCACGAAGCAGGACGTGCGTGATCTGTTCTGGGCGCAGGCTCAGCTGGCCGCCGAACTGGCCGCACGGGCCGCGAAGAACATCACTCCGCAGCAGATCGCCGAACTCGAGGAAATCCTGAAGCAGCACGAGGACGCCATCGCCCAGGGCGACACCGAGAGCATCTCGTCCCTCGGGCACGCGTTCCACCGAAAGATCAACCTGATCGCGGATTCTCCGCGTCTCGCCCGCCTCCTCGGTTCCGTCGTCACGAATCTTCCCAACCGCTTCTACGCCACCATCGAGGGCCACATCACCACGACCCAGGAGGAACATCCCCTCCTGCTCGAGGCCCTGCGGAAGCACGCCGGCAAGAGGGCGAAGACGATCATGGAATCGCACATCCTGGACGGCGCGGATCACCTGATCGACGAACTCGAGCAGCGCGGGCTGTGGGATACCGACGCCGAGGCGAACGCCAGCTGA
- a CDS encoding MFS transporter, with amino-acid sequence MSTTKDWASRVGMRPYQIASVVFCMFLNMLDGYDVLAMGFAMPHLPEGFATNPQKGYLISAALAGMAVGAIGLARFADVIGRRRILLVGLAANTLGLAASALSNGFAMLLVTRFVTGIAIGTISVVIVVLCQEVVPANRRSVALGLVMVGYPLGTTLAGFAGAALVALAGGAWQGMFWIGAALGVLSFVVTAAFLRESDDFLARKGTKTEADRAIPAPQSEVGLLGRELRSRTLLLTFGYSMLTAGYYFVGTWTPQLIKDASGDAGSGALAGIMISFGAVVGGCLFGAFGLRFPGARIAVITSAVSAAAIAGFALTLQGPFALAMAGLLGAGTFAAMSGFTSTSTTAYPVLARAKGYGAMMGVARAGAILSPIVAGYALSVMTPRAMYLAVIVPIVLAAVAAMALTRITRTVVVGAPSRTAPAFAGTE; translated from the coding sequence ATGAGCACAACGAAGGATTGGGCGTCGCGCGTGGGGATGCGCCCGTATCAGATTGCATCCGTGGTCTTCTGCATGTTCCTGAACATGCTGGACGGATACGACGTCCTCGCGATGGGTTTCGCGATGCCGCACCTGCCGGAGGGCTTCGCGACCAATCCGCAGAAGGGCTACCTGATCAGTGCCGCCCTCGCGGGTATGGCAGTCGGCGCGATCGGCCTCGCCCGCTTCGCGGACGTCATCGGCAGGCGACGCATCCTGCTGGTCGGCCTAGCGGCCAACACCCTGGGCCTGGCCGCGTCGGCGCTGTCGAATGGTTTCGCAATGCTGCTGGTGACCCGCTTCGTCACCGGCATCGCGATCGGGACCATCAGCGTCGTCATCGTTGTCCTCTGCCAGGAGGTCGTCCCCGCCAACCGGCGAAGTGTGGCGCTCGGCCTGGTCATGGTCGGCTATCCGCTCGGCACGACGCTCGCGGGCTTCGCCGGCGCCGCACTCGTGGCACTGGCAGGCGGGGCGTGGCAGGGCATGTTCTGGATCGGGGCCGCGCTGGGGGTCCTGTCGTTCGTGGTGACCGCCGCCTTCCTCCGCGAATCGGACGACTTCCTGGCACGCAAGGGAACGAAGACGGAAGCTGATCGGGCGATCCCCGCGCCGCAGAGCGAGGTCGGTCTGCTCGGCCGGGAACTGCGATCGCGCACACTCCTGCTGACATTCGGATACTCGATGCTCACCGCCGGGTACTACTTCGTCGGCACCTGGACGCCGCAACTGATCAAGGACGCCAGTGGCGACGCGGGGAGCGGTGCGCTGGCCGGCATCATGATCAGCTTCGGTGCGGTGGTCGGTGGATGCCTGTTCGGCGCGTTCGGGTTGCGGTTCCCCGGCGCGCGGATCGCGGTGATCACCTCGGCCGTGTCCGCCGCGGCGATCGCCGGGTTCGCGCTCACGCTGCAGGGCCCGTTTGCACTGGCCATGGCCGGGCTTCTCGGCGCAGGCACCTTCGCGGCCATGTCCGGGTTCACGTCCACGTCGACGACAGCGTACCCGGTGCTCGCACGTGCCAAGGGCTACGGAGCGATGATGGGCGTGGCCCGCGCGGGTGCGATTCTGTCGCCGATCGTCGCGGGGTACGCGCTCAGCGTCATGACACCGCGCGCGATGTACCTCGCGGTCATCGTCCCTATCGTGCTCGCGGCCGTCGCGGCGATGGCTCTCACCCGCATCACCCGTACCGTCGTGGTCGGTGCGCCGAGCCGGACTGCCCCGGCGTTCGCAGGTACCGAGTAG
- a CDS encoding SDR family NAD(P)-dependent oxidoreductase: MSAPLAGKAVLVTGASRGIGAATARVIHRDGGTVILHYGSSTVAAETLAAELDGTRVHLVQGDLTESAGARTVWDESVRLAGRVDVLVNNAGAWIASPMDDDAAWEAGWSRNLTLNLTAPADLSRYAINHFRDHGGGAIVNLASRSSHRGDDAEHLAYGAAKGALLALTRGIARGYARENILAYAVAPGWVATDLADNALSREAAAALPLGEVTPPDDVAETIAFLASGRARHATGTTVDITGADYVR; the protein is encoded by the coding sequence GTGAGCGCCCCGCTCGCCGGAAAGGCTGTGCTGGTGACCGGCGCCTCCCGGGGTATCGGTGCGGCCACCGCCCGGGTCATCCACCGGGACGGTGGCACCGTCATCCTGCACTACGGCTCGAGTACCGTCGCCGCGGAGACGCTTGCCGCGGAGCTGGACGGCACACGCGTGCATCTCGTACAAGGAGATCTGACCGAGTCCGCCGGAGCGCGGACCGTGTGGGACGAATCGGTGCGCCTGGCCGGACGTGTCGACGTGCTGGTCAACAATGCCGGCGCCTGGATTGCATCGCCGATGGACGACGACGCCGCTTGGGAGGCGGGGTGGTCGCGCAACCTGACGCTCAACCTCACCGCTCCCGCAGACCTGTCGCGCTATGCCATCAACCATTTCCGCGACCATGGCGGCGGCGCAATCGTCAACCTCGCGAGCCGCTCGTCCCACCGCGGCGACGACGCAGAACACCTCGCCTACGGGGCAGCCAAAGGGGCACTCCTAGCCCTTACACGTGGAATCGCACGCGGGTACGCCCGCGAAAATATCCTCGCCTACGCGGTGGCGCCGGGATGGGTCGCCACCGATCTCGCCGATAATGCTCTATCCCGCGAAGCGGCAGCCGCTCTGCCACTCGGTGAGGTGACCCCACCCGACGATGTCGCCGAGACCATCGCGTTCCTCGCGTCGGGGCGCGCCCGGCACGCCACCGGAACCACCGTCGACATCACCGGCGCCGACTACGTCCGCTAG
- a CDS encoding SDR family NAD(P)-dependent oxidoreductase: MCPNQTTRRFDDQVVIVTGAGGGIGAAISARFAVEGARVLVCDADDAAAKTIADELTGRGLLAEARVFDVTDPEACTVLAADVVDSHGRIDVLANNAGINRRGDLLSLSADDWSATFAVNVDALFHLCRAVLPAMIESGKGAVVNTASQWGLHPAPGHVAYNVSKAAVVSFTRNLARDYAPRGIRVNAVCPGEIHTPMLEAGLTRKGLTVADLDRKVPFGRIGRPEEVAALVAFLASDEAPFICGAAVEITGAQAVS, from the coding sequence ATGTGCCCGAACCAGACCACTCGCAGGTTCGACGATCAGGTCGTGATCGTCACCGGTGCCGGCGGCGGCATCGGTGCGGCGATCAGTGCCCGGTTCGCAGTCGAGGGCGCCCGCGTCCTCGTGTGCGACGCCGACGACGCGGCAGCCAAGACGATCGCCGACGAACTCACCGGGCGGGGTTTGCTCGCCGAGGCCCGGGTCTTCGACGTCACCGACCCCGAGGCGTGCACGGTGCTCGCCGCGGACGTCGTCGACAGTCACGGCCGCATCGACGTCCTGGCGAACAACGCGGGTATCAACCGGCGCGGTGACCTGCTGTCGCTGAGCGCAGACGACTGGTCCGCCACTTTCGCCGTGAACGTCGACGCCCTGTTCCACCTGTGCCGCGCGGTGCTCCCGGCGATGATCGAGTCGGGCAAGGGTGCCGTCGTCAACACCGCGTCCCAGTGGGGTCTGCATCCCGCCCCGGGGCACGTCGCCTACAACGTCTCCAAGGCCGCGGTGGTCTCCTTCACCCGGAACCTCGCCCGCGACTACGCCCCGCGGGGCATCCGGGTCAACGCCGTGTGCCCGGGTGAGATCCATACCCCGATGCTCGAAGCCGGCCTCACCCGGAAGGGCCTCACCGTCGCCGACCTCGACAGGAAGGTCCCGTTCGGGCGAATCGGCCGCCCCGAGGAGGTCGCCGCACTCGTCGCGTTCCTGGCCTCGGACGAGGCCCCGTTCATCTGCGGTGCGGCCGTGGAAATCACCGGCGCGCAGGCCGTCTCGTGA
- a CDS encoding amino acid ABC transporter ATP-binding protein encodes MKTLESTAPFQTEIGEVLVSARGLQKSFHGRTIMRNVDFDMHAGDITVIIGKSGSGKSTMLRALAGLTEPDEGTIDFDGVRVFEDQQRTEAWADKSFHVGMVFQTYTLWPHMNVLDNLTLAPRKRLGMSASDARDRAESALGEVGMKQHILSRCTQLSGGERQRVAIARALMMKPRLLLCDEITSALDPPVAAEVLEVLRRLKAEEGIAIALVTHDMAFASKAADRLVFFQDGEIAVNTTPELAFTRSDNDELNKFIDAVRF; translated from the coding sequence ATGAAAACCCTCGAATCCACCGCACCGTTCCAGACCGAAATCGGCGAAGTCCTCGTCTCCGCCCGCGGCCTGCAGAAGAGCTTCCATGGCCGCACCATCATGCGCAACGTCGACTTCGACATGCACGCCGGCGACATCACCGTCATCATTGGCAAGAGTGGATCCGGCAAGAGCACGATGCTGCGCGCGCTCGCCGGTCTCACCGAGCCTGACGAGGGGACCATCGACTTCGACGGCGTCCGGGTCTTCGAGGACCAGCAGCGCACCGAAGCGTGGGCGGACAAGAGCTTTCACGTCGGCATGGTGTTCCAGACGTACACCCTCTGGCCGCACATGAACGTCCTCGACAACCTCACCCTCGCCCCCCGCAAACGCCTCGGCATGTCCGCCTCGGACGCACGTGACCGGGCCGAGTCCGCGCTCGGGGAGGTCGGGATGAAGCAGCACATCCTGAGCCGGTGCACCCAGCTGTCCGGCGGCGAACGCCAGCGCGTCGCCATCGCCCGCGCGTTGATGATGAAGCCACGACTGCTGCTGTGCGACGAGATCACCTCGGCGCTCGACCCGCCGGTGGCCGCGGAGGTCCTCGAGGTGCTGCGGCGCCTGAAGGCCGAGGAGGGAATTGCCATCGCACTGGTCACCCACGACATGGCCTTCGCTTCCAAGGCCGCCGATCGTCTGGTGTTCTTCCAGGACGGCGAGATCGCCGTGAACACCACGCCGGAACTCGCCTTCACCAGGTCCGACAACGACGAGCTGAACAAGTTCATCGACGCTGTCCGGTTCTGA
- a CDS encoding amino acid ABC transporter permease, producing MNGYEFDWTIVADAFPLMLRGLVVTLELTVITIAISMVLAVPVAVARMSEIELVRWGAQAYIEVFRCTPMLVQLFWIFYALPALTGLTISGFTSAIIALSANLTAFMAEAYRSGFQAVPVEQVEAGQMLRLTRLQQLRYIIVPQAIRQQTPVILSLNISIFKDSALVSTIAVADLMFVANTISSETYRSLEVFTLAAVIYFAVAFPVSLATSNLERRMQQNSARGATGGQNFLSRMIPGRRVATA from the coding sequence ATGAACGGATACGAATTCGACTGGACCATCGTCGCCGACGCGTTCCCCCTGATGCTCCGCGGCCTCGTCGTCACCCTGGAACTCACGGTGATCACCATCGCGATCAGCATGGTCCTCGCCGTCCCCGTGGCGGTCGCTCGCATGTCGGAGATCGAACTGGTCCGCTGGGGTGCGCAGGCCTACATCGAGGTGTTCCGGTGCACCCCGATGCTCGTCCAGCTCTTCTGGATCTTCTACGCCCTCCCGGCGCTCACCGGCCTGACGATCTCCGGTTTCACCTCGGCGATCATCGCCCTGTCGGCGAATCTGACCGCCTTCATGGCAGAGGCGTATCGAAGCGGGTTCCAGGCGGTGCCCGTCGAGCAGGTCGAGGCCGGGCAGATGTTGCGCCTGACGCGGCTGCAGCAGTTGCGTTACATCATTGTGCCCCAGGCCATTCGGCAGCAGACTCCGGTGATCCTCTCGCTGAACATCTCGATCTTCAAGGATTCCGCGCTGGTGTCGACGATCGCCGTCGCCGACCTGATGTTCGTCGCCAACACCATTTCCTCGGAGACCTACCGTTCACTGGAAGTCTTCACGCTCGCGGCGGTGATCTACTTCGCGGTCGCCTTCCCGGTCTCCCTGGCCACTAGCAACCTCGAACGACGCATGCAACAGAACTCCGCCCGCGGGGCGACCGGCGGCCAGAACTTCCTCAGCCGCATGATCCCCGGGCGACGGGTGGCGACCGCATGA
- a CDS encoding ABC transporter substrate-binding protein has translation MQKSTNRVLAVAGICVVAAASGYFGAGLSSGSESGGTGGPQGSFIDDIKQRGELRVGVAVAPPMTVQGSDGSLGGPNLIPLQDLADQLGVELKPVAAEWKNIVAGLQADRYDFAANLDYTVERSLAIQFTDPVYEYQGVYVVKADSPHTTAEQIRSDGGAVVTAQGSAPEKAVQATGLTVMPVDNYSNAISAVQAGRVIAEFTDLPTAEAQTLADPGLKIVVPDPAIYSASAAYGIPADTDARSLQIVNIAIERARESGQLTRAYSDVNYREIDNLGDLVKK, from the coding sequence ATGCAAAAAAGCACCAACAGAGTTCTCGCCGTCGCCGGCATCTGCGTCGTCGCCGCGGCCTCCGGCTACTTCGGGGCCGGCCTGAGCAGCGGATCGGAGTCCGGCGGCACCGGAGGCCCACAGGGTTCGTTCATCGACGACATCAAGCAGCGCGGGGAACTGCGGGTCGGCGTGGCAGTTGCCCCGCCGATGACCGTGCAGGGATCCGACGGATCGCTCGGGGGCCCGAACCTCATTCCACTGCAGGATCTGGCCGATCAGCTCGGGGTGGAGTTGAAGCCGGTGGCGGCCGAGTGGAAGAACATCGTCGCCGGCCTCCAGGCCGATCGCTACGACTTCGCCGCCAACCTCGACTACACCGTCGAACGTTCGCTGGCCATCCAGTTCACCGACCCCGTTTACGAGTACCAGGGCGTGTACGTGGTGAAGGCGGACTCGCCGCACACCACCGCCGAGCAGATCAGGTCCGACGGCGGCGCCGTCGTCACCGCACAGGGCTCGGCACCCGAAAAGGCCGTTCAAGCAACAGGCTTGACCGTCATGCCGGTCGACAACTACTCCAACGCCATCTCCGCCGTCCAGGCCGGGCGGGTGATCGCCGAGTTCACCGACCTGCCGACCGCCGAAGCGCAGACACTCGCCGACCCCGGCCTGAAGATCGTCGTCCCCGACCCGGCGATCTACTCCGCGTCGGCCGCATACGGGATCCCCGCCGACACCGACGCGCGCTCGCTGCAGATCGTGAACATCGCCATCGAACGCGCCCGGGAGAGTGGACAACTCACCCGCGCCTACTCGGACGTCAACTACCGCGAGATCGACAATCTCGGCGATCTGGTCAAGAAGTAG
- a CDS encoding GntR family transcriptional regulator, which yields MAKSPATADSARATPSGGAALLPVASTTRRDGVIAEIKRGIVLGTLQPGEKLTEAQLSSSLSVSRPTVREALNQLAQEGLIVQEPYRGLRVASLDAKALVDIAEARVAIDMQAMTAILADASGRRLAVVMDSWREYARLAFDPDPLVQHDAHLRFHRSIWAASENYLLLKLWPVTEAHITIALAQDQFTRSDPQRAFEVHERLVEAIQTRNLDKIRAAFVAHTIDSAEELVALMAAAESSD from the coding sequence ATGGCGAAGTCACCGGCCACGGCCGACAGCGCGAGGGCCACACCGAGCGGCGGCGCAGCACTGCTGCCGGTCGCCTCGACGACCCGCCGCGACGGCGTCATCGCCGAGATCAAGCGGGGGATTGTCCTCGGCACCCTGCAGCCCGGCGAGAAGCTCACCGAGGCGCAGCTGTCCTCGTCGCTGAGCGTGAGCCGGCCGACCGTCCGTGAAGCACTCAACCAACTGGCACAGGAAGGGTTGATCGTCCAGGAGCCGTACCGCGGCCTGCGGGTGGCGTCGCTCGACGCCAAGGCGCTCGTCGACATCGCCGAGGCGCGCGTCGCGATCGACATGCAGGCGATGACCGCGATCCTCGCCGATGCCTCCGGACGCCGCCTCGCCGTTGTAATGGACAGCTGGCGCGAGTACGCGCGTCTCGCCTTCGACCCGGACCCTCTCGTCCAGCACGACGCCCATCTGCGATTCCACCGCAGCATCTGGGCGGCGTCGGAGAACTACCTGCTACTGAAGCTGTGGCCGGTCACCGAGGCGCACATCACGATCGCGCTCGCACAGGACCAGTTCACCCGGTCCGACCCCCAGCGCGCCTTCGAGGTCCACGAACGTCTGGTCGAGGCCATCCAGACTCGCAACCTGGACAAGATCCGGGCGGCCTTCGTCGCGCACACCATCGACAGCGCCGAAGAACTCGTCGCCTTGATGGCGGCCGCCGAGAGCTCGGACTGA
- a CDS encoding FAD-binding oxidoreductase encodes MRIVVVGGGVVALASAYRLAKAGCEVVVLEARTAGSAATHGNAAKIALAESGPVPAPGVILQGLRWMLKPDSPLYVKPSVAPDFLKFMLTMARHCNARDFRFGLETHLRLAADANDLLDEYTKDGIEFEMHKAGVLLAFETRERYEEHCGSLPIFEGFGMHPTHLDRDGVQETEPALASKIKHGLFFADDRQLEPDSLTRALVKRCEELGVQIRENTKVGRFLRNGTTVTGVVTDAGEQIDGDALLLAAGVWSGPLSKELGAPMPIRPGKGYSVDYSPAPIKLNTSLTLEDARVAVTPLDGMVRLAGTMEFGGFEESVNKTRVEAIQRAAAENFVGWDNPPGAAAPWAGLRPMTPDGLPIVGKFGNLDNAYIASGHGMLGLTLAPGTAEIITESIVNQRVPEIAADISPNRFLTRRARRGA; translated from the coding sequence ATGCGAATCGTTGTTGTCGGAGGTGGCGTCGTTGCCTTGGCGAGCGCCTACCGGCTCGCCAAGGCCGGCTGCGAGGTCGTCGTACTGGAAGCCCGCACGGCGGGTTCGGCCGCGACACACGGCAACGCCGCGAAGATCGCGCTCGCCGAGAGCGGTCCGGTCCCGGCGCCCGGCGTGATCCTCCAGGGACTGCGGTGGATGCTCAAGCCGGACAGCCCGCTGTACGTGAAGCCCTCGGTGGCACCGGATTTCCTCAAGTTCATGCTGACGATGGCGCGGCACTGTAACGCTCGGGACTTCCGTTTCGGGCTCGAGACACACCTGCGCCTGGCCGCCGACGCGAACGACCTGCTCGACGAATACACCAAGGACGGCATCGAGTTCGAGATGCACAAGGCCGGTGTGCTGCTGGCGTTCGAGACCCGGGAGCGGTACGAAGAGCACTGCGGTTCCCTGCCGATCTTCGAGGGTTTCGGCATGCACCCGACCCACCTGGACCGCGACGGCGTGCAGGAGACCGAGCCGGCCCTGGCGTCGAAGATCAAGCACGGTCTGTTCTTCGCCGACGACCGCCAGCTCGAACCCGACTCCCTCACCCGTGCGCTGGTCAAGCGCTGCGAGGAGCTCGGGGTGCAGATCCGCGAGAACACCAAGGTGGGACGGTTCCTGCGCAACGGCACCACGGTGACCGGTGTGGTCACCGACGCCGGCGAGCAGATCGACGGCGACGCCTTGCTGCTGGCGGCCGGCGTGTGGAGCGGTCCGTTGTCGAAGGAACTCGGCGCCCCGATGCCAATCCGCCCCGGAAAGGGCTACAGCGTCGACTACAGCCCCGCACCGATCAAGCTGAACACCTCCCTCACGCTCGAGGACGCCCGCGTCGCGGTCACCCCACTCGACGGCATGGTCCGGCTCGCCGGAACCATGGAGTTCGGCGGCTTCGAGGAGAGCGTGAACAAGACCCGGGTCGAGGCGATCCAGCGCGCCGCCGCGGAGAATTTCGTCGGCTGGGACAACCCGCCCGGAGCGGCGGCGCCGTGGGCCGGGCTGCGGCCGATGACCCCCGACGGCCTGCCGATCGTCGGCAAGTTCGGCAACCTCGACAACGCCTACATCGCCTCCGGTCACGGCATGCTGGGTCTCACCCTGGCCCCGGGCACTGCCGAGATCATCACCGAATCCATTGTGAACCAGCGGGTTCCCGAGATCGCTGCCGACATCTCTCCCAACCGGTTCCTCACCCGCCGCGCCCGCCGCGGCGCCTGA
- a CDS encoding GntR family transcriptional regulator yields the protein MTNAQQGAVTSIVRGLQPVSSGTRREEVADSIRRALLTGELQPGQRIKEVELAAALGVSRPTLREAVHVLIHEGTLIQEPYKGIRLAQTSPHALLDLAEVRVSLETTAALRLAADFSRGGLDTLRCALEDHRTAIASGDVVASDLTHLEFHRTLWLASGNEMLIKIWPLVAAQIRMAMTVDQATRYDPDRDLAMHARLVEVIELGDPDIIRAEVARHIRSSAEEVVSIIGDSIIPDQQGDNS from the coding sequence ATGACGAACGCACAGCAGGGCGCCGTCACGAGCATTGTCCGGGGTTTGCAACCGGTCAGCAGCGGCACCCGCCGAGAGGAAGTGGCCGACTCGATCCGCCGGGCCCTGTTGACGGGCGAGCTACAACCGGGGCAACGGATCAAGGAAGTCGAACTCGCCGCCGCACTCGGCGTCAGCAGGCCCACCCTGCGGGAAGCAGTACACGTGCTGATTCACGAGGGCACCCTGATCCAGGAGCCGTACAAGGGGATTCGGTTGGCGCAGACCAGCCCGCACGCGTTGCTCGATCTCGCCGAGGTCCGGGTCTCGCTGGAAACCACGGCGGCGCTACGGCTGGCCGCCGACTTCTCCCGCGGCGGACTCGACACCCTCCGGTGTGCACTCGAGGATCACCGAACGGCGATCGCCTCCGGCGACGTGGTGGCGTCCGACCTGACGCACCTCGAGTTCCACCGCACCCTGTGGCTGGCATCGGGCAACGAGATGCTGATCAAGATCTGGCCTCTCGTGGCGGCGCAGATCCGCATGGCCATGACGGTAGACCAGGCCACCCGGTACGACCCCGACCGCGATCTCGCCATGCACGCGCGGTTGGTCGAGGTCATCGAGTTGGGGGACCCCGACATCATCCGGGCCGAAGTGGCCCGGCACATCCGAAGCAGCGCAGAAGAAGTCGTCTCGATCATCGGCGACTCGATCATCCCTGACCAACAAGGAGACAATTCATGA
- a CDS encoding dihydrodipicolinate synthase family protein — protein sequence MSTQQFSGILAAVVTPLTADASRVDADGVKRQVEHIIGGGINGLVPGGSTGEFTTLTTAERKQATELYIEAAADRVPVVAGTGALSTAETIELSKHAADAGAAAVMIVPPFYDTPSWDELLAHYGAVSDAVDIDIMYYNLPSATGVDLAPAQFAELARKTRVNSFKDTGGDAPKFASILHNHAADITALNGWDTLSFSGLAAGAKASVWGTASVIPQLCADFYDALAVRGDLVAARNLWAKIFPICEFLESHNYACAIKTGLELVGQDAGPTRRPVLPLAPEYRDEFRRLLVAAGVSVVDN from the coding sequence ATGAGCACGCAGCAGTTCAGCGGCATCCTCGCCGCCGTCGTCACCCCGTTGACCGCCGACGCCTCCCGGGTGGACGCGGACGGTGTCAAGCGGCAGGTCGAGCACATCATCGGCGGCGGCATCAACGGCCTGGTCCCCGGCGGCAGCACGGGTGAGTTCACCACGCTGACCACCGCGGAACGCAAGCAGGCGACGGAGCTGTACATCGAGGCCGCCGCCGACCGGGTCCCCGTCGTCGCCGGCACCGGTGCGTTGAGCACCGCCGAAACCATCGAACTGAGCAAGCACGCCGCCGACGCCGGCGCAGCCGCGGTGATGATCGTCCCGCCGTTCTACGACACCCCGTCCTGGGACGAGCTGCTCGCACACTACGGTGCGGTGTCCGACGCGGTCGACATCGACATCATGTACTACAACCTCCCGTCCGCCACCGGGGTGGACCTGGCGCCGGCACAGTTCGCCGAACTGGCCCGCAAGACCCGGGTCAACTCCTTCAAGGACACCGGTGGAGACGCGCCGAAGTTCGCCTCGATTCTGCACAACCACGCTGCGGACATCACTGCCCTCAACGGCTGGGACACCCTCTCGTTTTCCGGACTCGCCGCCGGCGCGAAGGCATCGGTGTGGGGAACCGCGAGCGTCATCCCGCAGCTGTGCGCCGACTTCTACGACGCGCTCGCCGTCCGCGGCGATCTGGTTGCCGCCCGGAACCTGTGGGCGAAGATCTTCCCGATCTGCGAATTCCTCGAATCGCACAACTACGCTTGCGCTATCAAGACCGGCCTCGAGCTCGTCGGCCAGGACGCGGGCCCGACCCGCCGCCCGGTGCTGCCGTTGGCACCGGAGTACCGGGACGAGTTCCGCCGCCTCCTCGTCGCGGCCGGCGTCAGCGTCGTCGACAACTAG
- a CDS encoding proline racemase family protein has translation MIPRQTINAVDVHAAGEPGRVLIGSHLHVKGATMAERLQYCREHLDDLRLLMLHEPRGYPGLCAVLVLPPVNPDSDFGMVVLEQGGFRPMSGSNLICAVTALLETGTLPVQEPVTKLKVDTAVGVVHVRADIAGGRVVRVTFDNVPAFAVAIDHPLELPEYGTVPVDIVFGGQFFVQAKAADLGVELVPGAAKDLARAGAVLRTVAQRDVAVRHPFNPDIDHVALTMIHGPSPTPGVSGRNTVVLPNGTVDLADPTTWTGALDRSPCGTGTCGRMAAKHARGELALGEQFVHESLLGTSFTGTLTDITDIGPHRAVMPSVSGRGWITGFNQYVLDADDPFPRGYTLGDLWGPETEGDNARQLLDQLDLEN, from the coding sequence GTGATCCCCAGGCAGACCATCAACGCCGTCGACGTCCACGCCGCCGGCGAGCCCGGACGGGTGCTGATCGGCAGCCACCTGCACGTCAAAGGCGCCACCATGGCGGAGCGGCTGCAGTACTGCCGTGAGCACCTCGACGATCTGAGGTTGCTGATGCTGCACGAGCCGCGCGGCTATCCCGGACTGTGCGCGGTCCTCGTGCTGCCTCCGGTCAACCCGGACAGCGACTTCGGCATGGTGGTGCTCGAACAAGGGGGATTCCGGCCGATGTCCGGGAGCAACCTCATCTGCGCCGTCACCGCGCTCCTGGAAACCGGCACCCTGCCGGTGCAGGAGCCGGTGACGAAGCTGAAGGTCGACACCGCCGTCGGCGTCGTGCATGTGCGCGCCGACATCGCCGGCGGCCGGGTCGTGCGCGTCACCTTCGACAACGTCCCCGCGTTCGCCGTAGCCATCGATCATCCGCTCGAGCTGCCCGAGTACGGCACGGTCCCGGTGGACATCGTCTTCGGCGGACAGTTCTTCGTGCAGGCCAAAGCCGCCGACCTGGGGGTCGAACTGGTGCCCGGCGCGGCGAAGGACCTGGCCCGCGCAGGGGCGGTGCTGCGCACCGTCGCGCAACGCGATGTCGCGGTCCGGCACCCGTTCAACCCGGACATCGACCACGTCGCACTGACGATGATCCACGGCCCGTCCCCGACCCCGGGGGTCTCCGGCCGCAACACCGTCGTCCTGCCGAACGGCACCGTCGACCTCGCCGATCCGACGACGTGGACCGGCGCACTGGACCGGTCACCGTGCGGCACGGGCACCTGCGGGCGGATGGCCGCCAAACACGCCCGCGGCGAGCTGGCCCTCGGGGAGCAATTCGTCCACGAGAGCCTGCTCGGCACCTCGTTCACCGGCACCCTCACCGACATCACCGACATCGGACCGCACCGGGCGGTGATGCCGTCGGTCAGCGGCCGCGGCTGGATCACCGGCTTCAACCAGTACGTCCTCGACGCGGACGACCCGTTCCCGCGCGGCTACACCCTGGGCGACCTGTGGGGCCCGGAGACCGAGGGCGACAACGCCCGGCAACTACTCGACCAACTCGATCTGGAGAATTGA